In the genome of Anabaena cylindrica PCC 7122, the window TTCTGAGGGCTATCTGGATTTAAAGAATATTCCAGATATTATAGCTGATGTTTTAGTCGCTGAACGAAATTCTCGCTAGGTAAAGTTCAAAATTTATTTTTGCTATTTCCAAATTTTGAATTCATTATATATGGTCATTATACAGAAGTGGTACTTTTATAAAAGTATCACTCTTTTTTTGGGAAAATTTTTCAAAAAATCGATTTAAATTGGTGTTTTGTCATGCTTAATTGACAAATTTATGTTATGCTAAATGGTAGTGATGGACGCTACAGAAATATCAGTCAAATGATTGCTGAAGATATCCTAGCTAAAGAATTCACAAGAGTCGTTAACCATTATTACCCTAATACTGGGGAACTACTGGAAAAGTGTCATGTAAAAGTGATTACCTGCTTCTGGGGACGACCGGCTAAACGCTTTCAATATATAGGGATTTATTGTTCTGAAGACCTGATGCCCTATGTAAAAGCGCAAAAAGAAATACTCAGAGAAATAGCAGGAAATATGGGACTAATTCAGGTGGTTTGCATGAATGCGAAGCGATTACTGCGCGACCCCATGTCAAAACTTAAACAATCTGAACCGCGTTTATGGTTGGAGTTGCATTTAGTGGCTGCTTAGAATATCGTCAAAAATGAAAACAGGACTTTTCTGCAATTACGAAAATCATCACCAAGATGCCCGTCGCGCCATCTTTGAGCAAGTTTTACTGGTGAAACAGGCGGAAAATTTGGATTTTGAAGAAGCCTGGGTGAGTGAACATCATTTTAATGAATCGAATCTCAGCCCGTCACTTTTGCTGTTAATGGCACATTTGGCGGGTATTACGTCAACTATTCGCTTAGGGACGGGGGCAGTATTATTGCCGTTTCATGACCCCATTAGGGTGGCTGAGGATATTGCTACTTTGGATAATCTTTGTAGTGGTAGATTGGCTTTTGGAGTGGCTAAAGGTGGCCCTTTCCCTGAACAGAATAAGCATTTTGGGGTGTTGATGTCGGAATCCCGTGTGAGGATGGTGGAAGCGATCGCACTCATTCAAAAGCTATTATATGAAACTGACGTATCATTTAATGGACAATTCTATCAGTGCGATCGCTTGACGGTCTATCCCCAGCCGCTACAAAAACCAATTCCCGTCTATATTGCCAGTGGTGATGATGATACGATTGAATATGCTGCTCAAAATTCCTTCGGTTTAATGGGAGGGCCGCCCTTTTCCCTGACAAGATTGAAGAATACAGTCAGCAAATATCGGCAATTAAATTCCAGTGGTGCAGATAAATTGCTGTTAGCACGGTTCTTTTTTGTTGCTAAAACCACCGATGAAGCGGTGAGTGAAGCCTTACCTTTCATCCGCAAATTTAGCCAAAAAATGACAGCTAATTCCACTCAAGTAATGCAGAATAGTCCCCAGCCACAGAAACCATTTGATCGGACAAATATCTGTTTTGAGGAAGATTATTTGCTCGAAAATTCGATTATTGGCGATGTCGAAACCTGTCGCGACCGAATCAAGAAATTTCAAGATGAATTAAATCTCGGCACACTAGCGCTCAAACCCTCATCATTGTCTCTGCAAAAAAATCGAGAGAGTATGCAGCGCTACAATCAAGAGGTGCGAAATTATGTCTAAACTTCCCCTGCTTCCTCCTGACGATTTACCTCCTCTGGAGGTGACTAAACAGGATGGAATGCTACATTTAGAATTTGAACAATCTATTGGGAGGTGTTTCTATCACGCGTGCGATCGCATCACCCAAGTTCTATTATCTAACTGTCAGTGGTATATGACAACTAATACCACCACCCTCATGCTGATCATTGACTGCCCAGATATAGTATCTTACTGGCATATAGTCAGCAATATTCCCCAATTGGGTAATAGATTAGAACGGTTTACCAAGGACGCAAAAATTCGAGTTTATCCACCCTTTGGGAAAGGTAAACCCTTTGAAATTCCCATCAATGAAATTTCGGCTTATCGAGACTGGTTGTAGATTTTAATTTCTATTTCGCGCAAAGGTGCAAACAAAACTGTGTGCCTTTGCTTTTTTGTATAAGGTTATAATGAAATATAGCCTTTCTCACTCTAGTTAGATACAAAATTACCCCTCCCCAACCCTCCCCTTGGTAAGGGGAGGGTGCGCGACAGCGCGGGTGGGGTGTATTTCATGAGATTGGGAATTGCTATAAAGACCAATAAATTAGAAACGATGAATAACATTATAAATAACAAAAAACAACTTTTTGACCGTTGGGCATCAAGTTACGATTGGACTTTTCCCTCTTTTATTTATCAAGCTATTCATAAAAGATTGCTTTCAAAAGTCGAATTACCAGCAAAAGCAAATGTACTTGATTTAGGTTGTGGAACTGGAAGACTACTAGATAAATTAGCAAGTCAATTTTCTGAATTGCGGGGGACAGGATTAGATTTATCTCCCCAAATGTTGCGGGTAGCTAGACAAAATAATCGTCATCGTCCCCGGTTAATTTATCTGGAAGGTAATGCGGAATCACTACCCTTTGCTGAAGATCAATTTGATGCCGTTTTTAGTACTATCAGTTTCTTGCATTATCCGCAACCAGAACAAGTTTTAAGTGAAATAACGCGGGTACTTTCTCCTGGTGGACGTTTTTATTTAGTTGATATAACTGCTCAGAATAATTCAGCATTTCAATTAATGGCTAATTCTCCGGCTGGAATTAAATTCTACAGTCAAGAACAGCGTGAAAAAATAGGTTCTGGTGCTGGACTTTTGTGTTTAGGTCACTACTATTTATTAGGGCCAGTTTTGTTGACTATTTTCGCTAAACCAGTATGAAGTTAATGGAATTGGGGTTAGGAAAATATTCGATTAAAATTATAAACTTGCAGAAAAATAGAGATTCTCCCTTCCTCTGCATTCCAGTCAAAATGACAAACTATACCCATATTCTGGTTTTCAAACATTCTCTAATGAATGAAACGGAATAATGTACAAGTTTTTGGAGTGTGATCGCAATTTAGCTTTAGTCTTGATGCTTTAAATGCCACAATTAACGATACAGCCCCTGATACTCCCTTACAACTCAAAGAATACTGATTAAATAAACTGAAAATGACGCAAACCTTCTAAAATACCTTCAGCATAAAATGATTTTGCTAAATAGCGATAGTCGGTTTTGTTTGCTGTATACCATTCCCGTAATTCAGAAAGCGCATTTCCTACAATAATACCTCTTTCTTCTCCTCTGCTGAATAAGGCAATATCATTACCTGAATCACCACAAACAACTGTTTCGTGAGCAGAATGTCCCCATTCATTTTGTAAATACTTCATTGCTAAACCTTTATCGGTATCAAAAGGCAAAATATCCAGGTTTTTGCTTTCCAGGTTTTCGCTGCCACTAAAGTTTCCACTGTAGATTAAATTAAATTTAATGTTTTCCTTTTTTAATAAATTATCGAGTTGGGGTATGACTTTTTTAGCAGCTTCTTCCTTAACAAGATAACTAACTTTAAAAGGAAGTTGTTCAGATGCTTTTTGAAGAACTAAGTCTTCAAAATTTGCGGCTATTTTCTCTACCAAATCACGATTCCAGCCAATTGATAACTTACTAGACCATTTTAAGTCGGGAGTTTTGTAATTAGAGTTGAAGTATATTTCAGTTCCTACAGCAGTAATTAAAGCATCAGGTTCTAAAAGTTCTTGTGTGTTTATCAGTTGCTGGTATAAAGTTAGAGATCGCCCCGTGGCATAAACAATTTTAGTTCCATATGTCTTGCGATGATTTATTAATTCTTCGTTCAATTGCTCTAAAAAGTTTAAAGATTTTTTATCACCTACTAGCGTGTCATCTAAATCAGTAACGAAGAGAAATGCTTTCATAATTATAGTTTTTGGCTGATACGGTAAGTTAATAAGTAAATTTTTATACTGAATTAAGACATACACTCAATTGACAGTTAACATTATATCTGAAATCGCAACCAGATTTTGCAAATGTGTGCGATCGCTCTATTCATGATCAGAAACTCCTAAAACCCTTTGAGGACGGGGGTAGTATTACGCAAAAATTAGTTGGGTTGTTACAGTACGTCTTTATCTAGAAATGCTTATACCATACCTTCAAATTCTAAAGGTTGCAGGGTAAAATCATCTAATTTGGTATAATACACACTTGACAAAAGAGACAGAAAAAGAATTAACAGTTGAATAAAAAATGTACTTGACATTGGATTACTCTGAGTGAGACGACGGCAATATATTCACTCTGAAAATTCCAGGAATTAAATTTATGCCTGTTCGCGCAGCATCTGGTAGAGAAGGATTTGAAACTAAATCATATGTAGTATGACAGACTCTGCTTCTAACAACACTCCTGAGTTACTCTCGGTTGCTCAAACAGCCAAATTACTTAGCGTAACCCGTCAGCGAGTACACGACTTAATTAAAAATGGTCAGATCATAGCTCATAAACTTGGGCGTTATTACTACATAGAACCTGCTGAAATAGAGAGATATCAGAACCAGCCTACTGGAAAACCCTATCAACCTCGTAGCACAACTTCTCAACAAAACTCTATTGACAATTGACAATAAAAATTTGTACACTCAAGCTATACTAATTTAATAAAGGTTAAATTAATGCTGCCTTTTCAACTGATTGTGACTGATGTTGCCACTCAAAAAGGATTAAAACAGGTTTACAAGAGTGAGTATGGGATTCTCTATCAGGGAGATTGTTTGAAACTTTTGTCAGCATTACCCAATGAATCTGTAGATATTATTTTTGCAGATCCACCTTTTAATCTTGGGAAAGAATATGGTGAAGGTGTTAACGATAAAATAGATCCAAATCAATATTTAATATGGTCGAAACAGTGGCTTGATGAAAGTATTCGAGTGCTTAAATCAGGTGGTAGTTTATTTGTATTTAACTTGCCAAAATGGTGTATAGAATATGGTGGATATCTGAATCAGCAAGGAATGTGTTTTCGTCATTGGATTGCTTGCAGAATGCCGAAAGCTTTTCCCAGAGGGAAAAAAATGTCTCCTGCTCACTACGGGTTACTCTATTACACTAAAGGGGAACCAGCAGTTTTCAATAAAGTTTACACCCCAATTCAAGTTTGTCGCCATTGCGGTGGAGAAATTCGTGATTATGGTGGACATCGCAAAAAACTTAACCAGAATGGTATTAACTTAATGGATGTTTGGGATGTGCCAGAAGATGTTTGGGAAGATGTCTCTGAAGCTAATTCTAATGAAGTTTTATGGACGTTGGCAGAAGAAATGTGGATTGACATTCCAGCAGTTCGGCATCGTCAACACAAAAAACGAGTTGCAAATGAACTTGCGCCAATTATGCTAGAGCGAATTATTGCAATGGCATCTAATCCGGGACAAATTGTGGTGGATCCATTTGCAGGATCTGGTACGACATTTTATGCAGCAGAAAAGTTACAACGTTACTGGATTGGTTCAGAAATCGGGGATACAGATCCAGCAGTAGAAAGATTAACTGATTTGGCTAACGGAATCATGGAAGAATGGGAATCGGCAAGAGGAAGTAAGAAATCAAAGCCACGTAAAACTACTGCACTGCAACTACCAATTCCTTACTCTATTTAATAACAGAAACTTTCAGACTAATGCACGTCCATCTGTTCCCTTAGTAAGTGTTGGTACGTTGTTATCTAGCTGATCGTGTTCAATGACGAAGATCGCCAGAAAACCCTCTTGGATCTGAACGGCTCGCCAAACATCAAAGTATGGTTCTAACTCTTCGTAGTTACCAATTCTATCTGTTAAGTAAGGATAAATTTTTCGGCTAGGAAGTACCAAAGCAGTACCTAAAAAGACACCGCGTAGTAATCCGAGAACCATCTTATTAACTGCGCGATGACTTGAGGAAATATTGCCTGTTTCCCACTCCAGAGCAAAAAGATAATTATCTATTACCTTTGTTGCATCCACCCTTCCTGGTGATTTGGTTGAATAGTTAATTGGAGTTTCCAGCCTCCATCTAAATCTATCTCTCAACGCAATCATGCAAGCTTCTTTTATTGGCTTGACACCGTTACCATGTCTTTTGGGATTAATTGTAAAGTTGGGTGTACCCGGTGGATGGACAATGAGAGATATAGCATCGCGAATTTCACTACGAATGATAGACCAATCCCTTGATTCTTCAAAACTCCCAACACTGATTAAAGAAACTTCTTGAACAATTTTCATACTATATTATTGATTCACCTCGCTGAAGCACTAATAAAAACTTTTACGCACTGTACCGTCAGTAATCGCACTACAAGATAGATGTAAATTATTTCTAGCAAAGAGCCGTGCTAGTTTTTATCTAACCAAGATGTTGGTGCCAATGGAATTATTGGATTAAGTTTAACAAGACATTACCACATACCAACTAAACCTACCACTGAGCATCAACTGAGCAGAAAAGTGAGCATATCTCCCTGAAAAACCCACCTACGCTAGAGACATAGAAAAACAAGCGTCAGGTAAAAAATATGATTAGCACATTAGAACAGCAACCCAGTGGTTTATACATTTACACCCCTAACCAACAACCTATAGCTTTTCCCCTCAAACACACCGAAGTCAAAGCTCAAGTTGTCGGTAATATCTCACGGGTAGAAGTTACTCAAAGCTTTGAAAACCCTTTTACTACTACCTTAGAAGCTACCTATATCTTCCCCTTACCTGATGAAGCTGCTGTTGATGATATGCTGATTCGGATTGGTGACAAAATGATCAAAGGTAGTATTAAAAAACGCCAAGAAGCACAGCAAATTTACGAGCAAGCGAAACAACAAGGACGCACAGCCGGACTTCTTGAACAAGAACGAGACAATATTTTCACCCAATCCCTCGCTAACATTCAACCCGGTGAGCAAATTGATGTGATTATTCGCTACACCGAAAGTCTTAAATTTGAGGGTGGAAATTATGAGTTTGTCTTTCCGATGGTTGTTGGCCCCCGTTACATTCCAGGCATAAGTATTGAAGACAATACAGCCGGGAGAGGTTCAGCACCTGCACCCATGTCTCTCAATCAAGATACCGATTTAGTCCCAGATGCTTCTCGCTTGAATGCTCCCATCCTCCCCGCAGGTACACGTTCTAGCCATGATATTAATGTCACCGTGGAAATTAACGCTGGAGTAGAAATAGGTCATATTAACTCACCCTCTCATCATATCCAAATTACCCGTGACGGAAATCTGGCACAAATACAACTAGGAGGTGGAGACACCATACCCAATAAAGACCTAATTCTACGTTACCAAGTAGCAGGGGAAAACACACAAACCAGTGTACTCACCCAAGCAGATGAACGGGGTGGACATTTTGCTGTTTACCTAATTCCTGCACTCCAGTACCAGCCAGATCAGTTTGTCCCCAAAGATATGGTGTTTTTGATTGACAGATCCGGCTCTCAAAGTGGCGCACCATTGATGCAATGTCAGGAATTAATGCGCCGGTTTATCGCTGGACTCAATCCCCATGACACCTTTAGCATTATTGATTTTTGCGATACTACACAGCAACTTTCACCTGTTCCCCTCGTTAATACTCCTGAAAATCGCTTACGGGCAATTAATTATATCAATCGCTTAAATGCAGGTGGAGGAACGCAGATGTTACGGGGGATTCAAACTGTGTTAAATTTCCCAGTCACAGATCCAGTCCGTTTAAGAAATATTGTCCTACTCACTGATGGCTATATCGGTAATGAGAACCAGATTATTGCCGAAGTACAACGTTGTCTGCAACCAGGAACTAGACTGCATAGCTTTGGTGCTGGTAGTTCTGTGAATCGGTTCTTGCTAAATCGAGTTGCGGAAATAGGCAGGGGTATTGCTCGCATTATCCGCCATGATGAGCCGATGAATGAGGTGGTGGAAAAATTCTTCCGTCAAATTAATCATCCCGTTTTTGCTAATATCCAATTGCATTGGGAAGGTGATGGTGAGTTTCCCATCATGTATCCTTCCACACCACCAGATTTATTTGCTGAACAGCCTTTAGTGCTATTTGGACGTAAACCCGATGGTTGTGCTGGCAAGTTGCACGTTACAGGTATGAGTGGGGATGGTAGACGCTCTCAATACGTCTTTAATATCAATTTTCAGGTTATGGGTAATCCTGCTATTGCACAACTTTGGGGACGTTCCCGCATTAAGGATTTGATGAATCAGATGGTGAGTGGTGATACAAAGGTCGGTGTGGAAGCAGTGACAAATACGGCATTAACCTATCAATTGCTATCCCAATATACTGCTTTTGTTGCTGTCAGTGATGAAGTTAGAGTTCATCCTTACCCAGCTTCTGTGTCTATGCAAGTACCTGTAGAAATGCCGGCAGGTGTCAGCCAACAGGGTATTTTTGGTAATGCTGTTCCTGGGGGAATGGTAACTAAAAAAGTTACAAGAAGGGAATCTCTCTCACGTCCTCAACCTTCCATGTATGCTGCACCCGCACCTGAATCATTAGCAAAAGATGAGTTTAGTAATCTGGAAACTGTGTTATTTGAACCTGAGATGTCAGCTAAACGTGCAACTAGATCAGAACCATTACTAGATGATGAATCGATCAATCTCTTTGCTGATATGCCAGAAGGTAGTCTAAATGAAGGTAGTCTAGATGAACCAAGAGGACGTGGTTATCCTGCTGCATCTATTCAGCAACCAATTAACAATGCTGAAACCGAAGAGTTAGAAGAACTAAAAGCTTTACTAGAAGGAGATGAACCAGCACCACGTTTACAGGTAGTGAAGATCAAAGGACTAACTCGGTCAATGATCTATGAGATTACTCATTATCTACAATCAATTGCATTACCTGAAGATATGAGTGGTGAGTTAGTGTTTGAGTTTCAGATTAATCAGGGACGGGTGAGACAGTTAGTACTGGATGAGCAAGCTTCTTCTGTGACCAAACAAAGTTTGATTGAATTAATTAAGCGATCGCTCCTCACTTGGCGACCTTCCCAAATTATCACCAGTTCCGTTGTTTTGACAATCCAAATTCAATCCTAATAGTAGCTTGAGCGCAATGCAACCGGGATAGTTCCCGGTTTTTTAATAACCCCCGAATTTGAAAATTCTTCACACCATTGCTAAATATGCTGGTTCGTCTGCTTCTGGTTCATAACCAGCTGCCAGTTTTTCCATTGCTCTATCAATTAAATCCAAACCTTGCTGCACGGTTTCCACTAAACTTAACTGTCCGCGCAATTCTGCCGCACCCATAAAGCCTTTAGCATACCAAGTCATATGTTTACGGGCTTGACGCACACCTCTATCACCCTTATATTCCCATAAAGCATATAAATGTTCTCTGGCACATTCCAAGCGTTGAATCGCATTTGGTGCTGGTAATAATTCCCCAGTTTTCAGGAAGTGATCAACTTCACCCACCAAAAACGGATAACCCAAAGTTCCACGAGAACACATTACCCCATCTGCACCAGTTTCTTCTAGACATTTCACTGCTGCTTCTACAGAGAAAATATCCCCATTACCAATTACCGGAATCGAAAGTATTTCTTTCACCCGTGCAATCCATTCCCAACGGGCATTGCCATTGTAACCTTGAGCGCGGGTACGTCCATGCACGGTAATCATTTTCGCCCCGGCATCTTCCATGCGTTTGGCAAAATCAAGAATAGTAATTTCCTGATCATTCCAACCAATTCGGGTTTTTACTGTCACAGGAACCTCAACAGCTTTGACAACTTCCCGCACAATTGCCTCTGCGATTTCCGGTTGTCGCAGTAAGGAAGAACCACCACCATTTTTGGTGATTTTATTAACTGGACAACCCATATTAATATCAACTGTATCCGCACCTTCAGCAACAGCTTTTATTGCTGCTTCAGCCAGGAAATCAGGACGACAATCAAACAACTGAATGCTAATTGGGCGTTCGTTGGGATCTACCTCCATGATTTTGGGTAACTGCGTGACGTAGTGTAATCCCGTCGCATTCACCATTTCGGTATACATCATTGATTCTGGTGCATAACGACGCACTAAACGCCGAAATACCAAATCTGTCACCCCCGATAATGGGGACTGCAAAACACGGCTTTTAACCTCAAATGAGCCAATTTTTAGAGGTTGGGAAAGTCTAGCTTGGAGAGTGGGGGAGAGGGAAAGCATAGAATTTTGAATTTAGCTTGGGGATACCATATCTTGATGATATTGATGTTCCATAAGGATTTTAGTACCTGCTGGTGTCAACTAAGAGCGATCGCGTGGTGATCCTGGTTGTATGTGTCTTTCCAGCAAACCTAAATAAATCGAAATAATAAGTAATAATAATATTAATTAACTTCCATACCATAGCACAAGATTTTATGGTATGAGAATTTACTGAAAAGTGCCACTGCCGGCTTATTGACATTCTAATTTTAAAGCTGCATCTACTTGCTGATATTCTGTCATAGCTTGGGATAGTAATAATGTTGCATCTGCTAAATTAGCATCCCGTCCCAAATCTTCTAATCCTTTGCAAATTTGAGCTAAATTTTTAGCACCAACAATAGCACTGCTAGACTTGAGAGCATGAGCTTCTAATTGCAGTGTTTTTGCATTTTCTTGAATAATAGCATCATGAATCGCTTGTAATCGTTGGGGTGTATCTTCCAGATAACATTCTATTAGTTGGATAAATTCTTCTACGTTATTACTGCAAACAATATCTTTGAGTTCTTCTAAAACTTTGGAATCAAGCACATCATTAGTCATAGGTTCAACGGTTTTATTATTATTAATATTATTTATAGTTATACCTTGCTTTTGAGAATTACTTAAAGCCTTAGTTAATTCCTCTATGCGAATTGGCTTTGTTGTGTAATCATTCATTCCGGCTGCTAAACATTTTTCCCGGTCTCCCTGCATAGCATTAGCCGTCATGGCAATAATCCAAGGACGTTTAGATAAGGGCCATTCCTTATAGATTTGACGAGTTGCAGTTAAACCGTCCATTTCTGGCATTTGTAAATCCATTAATACCACATCATAAGATTGTCTACGCAAAGCCACTAATACTTCTAAACCATTTGCTGCTACATCAGCACGATATCCCAAACGTTGTAAAATATTAATAGCTACTTTCTGATTCACCACATTATCTTCAGCCACAAGAATTTTGAGTGGAATTTTTTCTGCCATATGAGAATCAAATTTTGATTGCGTGTCCTGATAAGTATTCTCTTTAGGCATGACAACATTATTTTTTGAAATGTTAATCAAAATATTTAAAAGATTGGCCTTCTTGATAGGCTTGGTCAGATAAGCTACAAACTCAAGATTTAGGTTCTGGTAATTTGTATTGCTCTGCCCATCACCAATAGATGTTAACATCACTAAAGGTAATCGCTCACAATTATTTAGCTTGCGAATTTCTGATGCCAGAGTCAAACCATCCATTTCTGGCATCTGCATATCTAATATAGCAATATCAAATTGTTGTTCCTGAAGATACTTGAGTGCTTCTTTTCCCGACGCAGCGGATACACCAACCATACCAAAAGACTGAGATTGTAAAATCAGTGCTTGACGATTATTAATATTATCATCAACTATCAGTAAGCGTTTATTATGGATTGAGTGGTGATGATGATAATCATATTTAATATCTGACTTTCCAACAAAAGGACTAACAATAGTAAATATAAAATTAGAGCCTTGACCAACCGTACTTTCAACCCACATTTTACCGCCCATTAATTCAGTCAGTCGCTTACTAATTACCAATCCTAGACCTGTACCACCATAATGACGAGTGGTGGAAGCATCAACTTGACTAAATGGCTTGAAAAGCCTGTGCATTTTATCTTCAGGAATACCTATGCCTGTATCTTTAACAGTAAATTTAATTTCGTATAACTGCGAGTTTTGTTGAGAAATAAATTCAGAATCTGACTGATCTTTGATCTGACTAGTGACAGAGAGGATCACTTCACCAGAATTAGTAAATTTAATCGCATTACTGAGTAAGTTTACTAAAATTTGCCGTAAACGGGTAACGTCTCCACTAATTACTTCATATGTTTCTGGATACATCAGATAAGCAAGTTCTAATCCTTTTTCACTAGCTTTGGGAGCTACTAAATCTAATGATTCTTCCAGACAAGTTCTCAAGTTAAAAATTTGTTCTTCTATCTCTAACTTACCCGACTCAATTTTAGAGAAATCAAGAATATCATTAATCAACGTCAACATAGCATCACCACTGTTACGAATAATTTCTGCAAACTCTAATTGTTGTGGTGTTAGTTGTGTGTCTAATAGCAGACCAGTCATACCAATTACTGCATTCATTGGTGTACGGATTTCATGACTCATAGTTGCTAGAAATTCGCCCTTGGTAAGGTTCGCAATTTCCGCTTCTTCTTTCGCCGATTTGAGTTGTTCTTCAGCTATTTTTTTATCTGTGATATCTGTAATTATACCTACAAAACGATAAGGTTGATTTTGCTCACTGCGAATACACTTTCCTTTTGCAGCTATCCAAATATAATTACCATTGCGATGTTTCATGCGATAGCTACATTGATAAATATCTGTTTTCCCCTCCAAGTGGTCATTTATATACTGCATTGCTTGTTCCAGTTCATCAGCATGAACATTATCTGACCAGGTAGATAATAAATGAGGTAGTAGTTCGTTTTCATAACCCAAAATTCTCATCCAAGCAGGTGAGTAATAAATCTCCCCAGTCAGCAGATTCCAATCCCAAATCCCATCATTAGTACCAGAAATTGCTAATTCGTAACGTTCTTCCCTTTCCCTTAAAATTTCTTCTACTTTTTGTCTACGGTGTACTTCAGATGCTAGTTCATCATTAATATTAGATA includes:
- a CDS encoding response regulator, with translation MKLPTNLLNLPKLSFKQKQVFLLIILIILGYLGNYFKVTLFFGVDFLFGSIAVLLVVAIYGCFWGTIAAMISSSYTYLVWSHPYAIIIFTCEALFVGLLLRKKSQNLLLLDGIYWILIGMPLVAIFYGGVLNVAELGMWLIIVKQAVNGFFNAIISSLIINYLSIEQWLKCRKTKHTISWQQSLFTVLVAFVFFPVMAINMNNAIRAVEDLESNIIKDINSFSGELINDIKNWQDNNTKSLSTIANSFFRVNENTAIEFDESIIGNIQLLLPQFKEIYIVNSLGEIMKSSPLNIKSYINISQRTDFQKLKKYQSSVTSEILSVSIEGRKHDFLNLGVPIIKDNKFMGAIFGEINLEELSKIIRKIHLEQEFYVTILDKKSRVLSTNLEKIKTLETFNPYQNKKITNLHQNVVHLLPNLSNVPAIWRWERSMYSQTSSLDNIFSAKLLVQVPTKPQIDYIRKIYIKNLLIMLFTAIIALVAAIILSNKLVKPMLRLTQITTDLPQKILAQEEVILTNSNIAEIDSLTRNFQSMILALNQMFQNIINTNETLEERVETRTQELSNINDELASEVHRRQKVEEILREREERYELAISGTNDGIWDWNLLTGEIYYSPAWMRILGYENELLPHLLSTWSDNVHADELEQAMQYINDHLEGKTDIYQCSYRMKHRNGNYIWIAAKGKCIRSEQNQPYRFVGIITDITDKKIAEEQLKSAKEEAEIANLTKGEFLATMSHEIRTPMNAVIGMTGLLLDTQLTPQQLEFAEIIRNSGDAMLTLINDILDFSKIESGKLEIEEQIFNLRTCLEESLDLVAPKASEKGLELAYLMYPETYEVISGDVTRLRQILVNLLSNAIKFTNSGEVILSVTSQIKDQSDSEFISQQNSQLYEIKFTVKDTGIGIPEDKMHRLFKPFSQVDASTTRHYGGTGLGLVISKRLTELMGGKMWVESTVGQGSNFIFTIVSPFVGKSDIKYDYHHHHSIHNKRLLIVDDNINNRQALILQSQSFGMVGVSAASGKEALKYLQEQQFDIAILDMQMPEMDGLTLASEIRKLNNCERLPLVMLTSIGDGQSNTNYQNLNLEFVAYLTKPIKKANLLNILINISKNNVVMPKENTYQDTQSKFDSHMAEKIPLKILVAEDNVVNQKVAINILQRLGYRADVAANGLEVLVALRRQSYDVVLMDLQMPEMDGLTATRQIYKEWPLSKRPWIIAMTANAMQGDREKCLAAGMNDYTTKPIRIEELTKALSNSQKQGITINNINNNKTVEPMTNDVLDSKVLEELKDIVCSNNVEEFIQLIECYLEDTPQRLQAIHDAIIQENAKTLQLEAHALKSSSAIVGAKNLAQICKGLEDLGRDANLADATLLLSQAMTEYQQVDAALKLECQ